CGTCCGCAATCATCCAGAATCCGTAAcgaaatggacattagggagaaatctgaCGGGAATTTGTGTGGCGTATGCAGATTACCCGGTCATAATCGGAGTAAATGCCCTCTCCGAAACTACCATGTTGGACAATCGTCTCAATCGAGTAGAAATTGATATGTActtcattacataaatatggTTTGAATCACAATTGTCTACAATTTGTTGCGATTATGGAGACATTTTAAAccattgtaattttatttagataagaactatcattacataaatatgCGGTTGTTTAttacaaaaccctaaaattggtaaattttttcGACATcctatttcagtttttttttctatattattggTGTCAAAACccaaacttttaataaaatgattttaattttttataattaaacttttaatgaaatgattttaattttttataaactttatatgttaaactcaccaaatactaaactaaacacaacaacttatagcttaatcctaaattactaataaattaaattttaaataattacaaacacaaaatattgtgaatttttcccaaattactaacaaattaattataaaataattacaatattcatacaaaaattacaatattacaatatatcccacattacaatattcatacaaaattacaatattacaatattcatacaaaaaattgcaatattcatacaaaattataatattacaatattcatacaaaaaatataatattcatataaaattacaaaattacaatattcatacaaaagaattgcaatattcatacaaaactataatattacaatattcatacaaaaaattataatattcatacaaaattacaatattcatacaaaaattactaatccaaaactataaatacaaatttaattataaaataattacaatattcatacaacattacaatattcataaaaattataatattcatacaaaaaatttaaaatattcatacaaaattctaatctaaactataaacactaaatatagataatttataattaataattaataacataaaattcacaatatttttctaaaatatatcctaaaaaattcacaaactataaactttttaaattataaacaaaattatttattaaaaaaatacattacctttttttttctttcttcttctcttcttcttcttcttcttcttcttctccttctccttctcttcttctcctttctctcttttttttttctctaccgTCTGGAGTTTGGGACCATTCCATTTGCTATTACTTATAGCCAAAATAAAAGGTTTGTGAAGGGACATTTCAATGGCAGCAGCAGCAGCATGCAGGGGGGCAGAGGCACCATTGGCGCCTGTCCATCAGGctccttcattggcgcctactTGACAGGCGCCACCCGACCCTACCCGACTCGACCGTATTTTAACCcgtattttcttaaaaaaattaaaaaaaatataaaattatattttaataaaaaaattattattattttattcattgacgcctatctaataggctccaatgaaaaagtaacctattttagtaaaatttttttctaacatcctatttcagtattttttttttctactctatttgggtaaaaaagccgcataatgactttttttgtaaaattgaaaatgtaaataaatcattatagcTTAGGGAAAATGGAGTCATCCCACCATACaactagaggtgtccatggaCCGGGCGGCCCGGTCCTGCCCTGCCCgatggcccgcccgaaatatgggagggtttgggtaaaaatataagctcaaaatatgggtttgggcaaaaaatctAAACGAGCCAGGCtcgagcaccacttttttggcccgggcccgacccgacccaaatataataaatatatattttatattttttaattttaaaatatttttaaaataccttttttattttttattttttaaataaatttttggtgtttattaaaaaataaaccgGGCCGAGCTTAGGATTTTTTTCCGGGCTAgacctggacaaaatttcaagcTCATATTTCAGGCCGGGCCGAGACCGGGCCTAGGACGCaggccaaatttttttttttgagccTGACCTAAACCTGGCCCGGCCCATAGACACCTCTACATACAACCAGAAGCTTtcaatgatatttattttatagatgTTTTTGacaaatgttatatattttgatacctAAAGATAACtgtgtaattttttaatatttaattcaaattttagaatttattttgataaaaaaatcataattaacttataacattagtaattaacattcatcaaatcaaccttaAAATCTAAATCAATTCACATTCATTAGACtctatttaacaaattaaacacaattaaataattcacaatcaacattaaatttattctataaacAAAATCGTGAATAATTCAAAcctaataatatttacaattaattttcatcaaattaattttaaaatctagatTAAACACTAAAAACTACCACTATTATTTTTGAGTACCAAAATACAAATACTAGATTGAACCGAAAAATAACTCATaccataattaaaatgtcaaactCAAGCATGGAATAATATATTAAACCGTATAAAAATTAAGGATTTTATGGATAAAATATTTAGGCTATGTGCttatttaactattttgttTAAACGTTTAAAggcttttattttgtatattagcAGATAAAGATTGTAGATAAAACTTAAAAGGCAACTCAGGACACATTCATCTTgcaataaataagataaaacaaaaggaacagattctctaatttaatttgtcaaattctACCACTCATAGAAATTCCAGttgatagatagatagatagataaaCAAAGTACCTAAGCATACTGTTTTAACCTAAAGGTTGAGCCATCGTAACAATTGTTAATAGCGGTCAAATGAAGACGGGCGACCTCCCATGCCCGGACGATCATAAGGGCCAGTCCTGTTCCGGTAGCTTCTTCCATCATTTCGCGCTGGCCCTCCCGCTCCATACCTATCATTACCTCTTGGAGCAACATCTCGATACCCTCTCTCTTTGCCAAAACCATTTTGAGGAAAACGATCAGAACCAGCATAACGATCACCAAATCGATCTCCAGTAGGTGGATACCTGCATTGTTTACAGAAGTATTAGAATTGAAGATATGATACAATGGATGAAGTCGAGCATGTGCAGAAAACCTAATACCTGTCACTAATATAACGATCACGGCTTCCATATCTATCATCTCTACTGTCAAAACGGTCTCTATCTCCATAGCGTCCACCATCATAACGGTCATCTATGTATCGATCACGATCTCTGAAGCGATCACCACGATCATCAGCCCCACCATATCTTGACCTTGAAGAGAACATGCCGCCACTCCCACCTCGGCCACCACCAGCTGAAGGGCAATCTCGGGCCCAGTGCCCAAAACGCCCACATTTGAAGCATTCATCCTGTGCTACAGGCCTGTCTCCACCTGCATAGCGACCCCTGCCACTTGATGAGTAACCTCCTCTATAACCGTGATCAAGATCTTCACCCATCTTGGGTTGAGCCTTATTCACTGAAATGGTGCGCTCCCCCAGCTCCCGTCCATGCATTTCCCTGATAGCTTCATCCATGGACCGGCGATCAGCAAATGTGATAAATCCAAATCCACGTGGACGCCCGGTATCTCTTTCCAACATGATCTACAACCATAGACAAAAAAATCTCAtgccaaaaacaaagaaaatgtaaagCAAGTACCGACTACtactaaatatatttatatagcaCGCATTAGCATTTTATCATATAGAAGAAACAAATCAATAACACGCATCATTTGTAGACTTAAGTATAGAATAAAACATGTATAAATTTCCCTGCAGAAAAGATAAGTGTACGAGGTGAATTCATGCCATGCAGCTTGagacatttaataaatttgaaaaatatcaCTCTAGACAATTGCCTCTGAACTACTGTGCCTCAATTAATGATATCACCAAatagttcaattttattataaaaagaaagatgttgaAAGGAGCATGGCATTACAGGGAAAATcgtaaaattcataaaatatattaactttcaTCTATGGAAATGAAATAAAGGGACTTCAAAATCATGGTCTGCACAATTTGTACAAATAGTAAGGGAGAAAAAACAATGAAGCATAACTTACTTTCTCCTTGTTATAGTTGGTAATGCATTGATATGTTTGAAAAGATTCTTAAAACAGAACAGAAGATGCtgcaaaatttccctttttctcatCTGATAAAATAGAACTCTGACCTGAACTCATTTCCCATGTGATCCAACATTCGAGTTCATGCATAAGTTATTAGCTCCATATAGTCAAACAAATGGTTTTCTTTCTGATTTTCTGTTTCTCTGTTCCTCTTTATAAACTTACATTACCCTCAGTAAGTGTTAACAAACAATAGAACACTACAGTTTCCACGTTGGGCTAAAATCAATCCTTGCCAAGCCAAAAGCATTTTCCATATCAATGGGTTTGTCTGCAAGCTATAAAAGACAAGCCTCACCACAAGTTTCTTCGAGTGGGGAATCATGCCCAGAACTAGCTGCTTCTAGGGATTGGCTAATTCAGTCAGCAGAAATGCCAAAAGAATCAATGATGCATGATCACACTACCAGAACTTATcaaaatcaagagaataactgCTCCAGTCACCATGAAGTTCAAAGAAATTCATATCCTGGTGAAGTTAGAAATTGTGGAtataatatatactaaaataatgtatttcTCATGTCCATGTGCATCGGTTTAGTAGTTAAAAGCTGGTTCAGCTAACTGCCACAAGTAGTGAGTCCAATATCCTATAGTTTCAGCATTCTGGGTAAAAACAAGTGGATAACTTCGAACAGGCTCTCGTCGTAAAGCTGAGGGAGATAATACAGTCAATATAATGCTATGTGTATCAAAACATAGTGCTCCGTGTGCTCTATTATCTGCCGTACAGACGCAGTCCCAGTAAAAAGAACAACAATTTCAAGTTCCTAAGGATTTTCATCACATACATGAGAAAAAGAACAACTTGGGGCTTGCTAAATTTTGGCTGAATGGTGATAGAAGCATGAAAGAATAACATTTGAACTTGATATACGAAAACCCAAGGACCAAGTCTGCAAACTGATGCGACCTCACTTTCAGACTAGTTTAGAATATTAGATGACAGGAAAATTTACACAACTGCATCAATAGTCCAACGGAAAACAGGCACACAACTAATCTGGTACTGAACGTTTCTATTCAGAATCAATTGAGGTAttcaaagaaaatcaaaaaagaaatctCGAAATAAGGCCAAAAACTGGATCTTCCACCATTGGCTAACCACATCAGCAGATACATTGCTGTCAATCCCATTCAAAACCATGTATCTCTGGCCTcaggaaagaaaaaaacataatcaCGCATGAGGATACAAAGCTGCTCCTTGCCATCATTTGGAACATAATGGCCTGGAAAACTGTACGCTAAAGTGTAGAGACAAATGTGGCACCACACAAGCACACTCCAAACAAAAGAGGTCATGAACTAGAGAATTGTACAGCAACGTAAAGCTCCACAAGGACTTGACAACTAAGAAAGGTCTAGAAATGCTTCCACATACCCTAGCAAAGCAAAAGACATCTTGACAAAACTCTGGTCCTCTTGGAAGGCAAAATGACACAAATCATTACTCATTTGTTGTCCATGAGAAAGAAAACAATGGTATTGCCATAAAACTTTCGGGCACTGACTTCACAAAAGCTTCCGTGTGATGCTTACCACAAACAGCCACTTAAGAAACAATCCATATTTCTTTAGACAGTCATTTCAGGCTCATCAAAAgtaaatttcacaaataatgcAAAAAAACTCATGGCTTGTGCCTTCATGCATGGACCCTTTAATCCAAACAAAACTGTTTATCCACAACATAGTTTAAAATAATCAGTTTTAACTTCAGCTCCCTTCATTAATCATACCCCTTAAATAAATACTTTCTGCTTGAACGTTATGAACAGAGATGACTTTGCACTTCAACTTGATGCAGTCACCCTGACCAAAAGCACTTCTTAAAAAACCCATCCACAGCatgtcaaaatatttttacagcatttcaacaagaaaagaaacaagaaaatttaatttgatgaagaaaagagaaacaaaagcAAACTGAACAAATTATTTATAAGCCTAATATCATATATGCTTGTAAAACAAATTCTACCATTGATATATAAAAGCAGTCTCTGTTAGCAACGACGTTCTAAAATATAGATAAGAGACTAGTACCAGTGCATGTATAAAGAGCCATAGAGAATTTAACATGACAACCACCTTCCAGAAaaagaacattaaaattacaaaatattgttGAATAATGTCAATAAGGTCTTAACATAAGGTTCCCTTATCAATAATTTGacccaatcttttttttttttttaaatccagtGCTAGTGAACAAATTCAAAACAAAGTAAATATaacccaaaaaaagaaaacacttgCTTAAAGCATACAATATTCAACCAAGTTGAAGGCAAATTCAACAACCCTTTTTCCCATTCACTAGCctgtttttatttagttaactAAATAAGTATCTCTTTTGCTTTCTATGGCCTAAACATATATActagaaaagaataaagaaagcataaataatattatagtaTATATAGTCAGATATATATTGGCACCCTAAAAACTCAATGTCAAGATCCACCACTGAACCGAACATAACATGAAAAGGGGAAAacccaataataaaaaaacagttTATTATTTGAAGcacaaaaaaaaagggtaacCTGAGATTCAAGGATTTTGCCAAATGGACTAAACGCATGCTCAAGCTGTCGTTCAGTGACATCCCATGACAAACCTCCCACAAATATTCGATTCTCTTCTTTCCCCGCCATACTTTCacatataattttctttctttcttcttcaaaaacCTGCagatgagagaaaataaaacccaaaaacaagTTAAAAAGCTAAAATCTTCATATGTTTCCTGAGAAAATTCCTAACTTTtccaggaaaagaaaaaagaagggaaaaaaaaattaatttttgttgtttaccTCTTTTCTCTTGGCTCCGGGGCtgagtgatttttttttctttttggtatttttatgagaGAGAAACCCTAGATAATTTCTAGAGACACGTGAAAAATTTTAAGCTGATCGGTTGTTGTACCTTGGGGAAAATGGGCCTTATGGTACAATACTTGTAAGCAAAAGATTTGGCCTTTATATTCTGGATTGGCCTATtaataattgaaagaaaattttgccaaataaaaaataataattcataacttttaattattttttaaatttcttaaatatctactaaaaatatgttttgagaataaatttattgttttttaaatttttaaaaattaattttcataataataaaattaaatttctagtGATACTAAACTGTATTTTTATTACTTCAATATCccttgaatatttttattttattattttaatagatttttagttAATCTTTCTATTTGTCACTTTCAGtctttcttcttattttaataaatatatatgttcatagaaaataaagaaatatcgTTGTGGAACCAAAACTACaattctaattttcaattttagttttaactcGATCAGCAtggatattgttgtcaatgcaggagaaCGTGAGTTTCAGTGCGTTGAAACAAATTGTTTTCAGGTTGAAGAggaattataaataattctagGTATTATCCCAAAAAGATCAAATATGACCGAAAAATTAAAAGTCGAAGCATGAATTTGgttatattagattaaattgtaaaaatatatttttaaatttatttgataatttctgcaatatttaaattattataacatttaacctcttcaagtttatattaaaattcacaccaaaatttttattaattatttattgcatttatctcctatttaatatataatcttCTTTAATTGAACAAGCCGATACAACCAACCGGATCGGACGACGGTTTATATCGGTTGCGTCATCTGTTTGACCTTCACTCCCAATTTTTATCCTCGTGTAAAAGGAATGCCTTTCATTGAGAAAGAAATGATAATAAATggcattaaaattataatacaatttcacattttataatgtaaaataattacATCGTGAGATACATAACCTACAAATAAACTGTACAGGAATTTTAGCATTGTA
This genomic window from Gossypium raimondii isolate GPD5lz chromosome 10, ASM2569854v1, whole genome shotgun sequence contains:
- the LOC105776949 gene encoding glycine-rich RNA-binding protein RZ1C isoform X1, which encodes MAGKEENRIFVGGLSWDVTERQLEHAFSPFGKILESQIMLERDTGRPRGFGFITFADRRSMDEAIREMHGRELGERTISVNKAQPKMGEDLDHGYRGGYSSSGRGRYAGGDRPVAQDECFKCGRFGHWARDCPSAGGGRGGSGGMFSSRSRYGGADDRGDRFRDRDRYIDDRYDGGRYGDRDRFDSRDDRYGSRDRYISDRYPPTGDRFGDRYAGSDRFPQNGFGKERGYRDVAPRGNDRYGAGGPARNDGRSYRNRTGPYDRPGMGGRPSSFDRY
- the LOC105776949 gene encoding glycine-rich RNA-binding protein RZ1C isoform X2 — translated: MLERDTGRPRGFGFITFADRRSMDEAIREMHGRELGERTISVNKAQPKMGEDLDHGYRGGYSSSGRGRYAGGDRPVAQDECFKCGRFGHWARDCPSAGGGRGGSGGMFSSRSRYGGADDRGDRFRDRDRYIDDRYDGGRYGDRDRFDSRDDRYGSRDRYISDRYPPTGDRFGDRYAGSDRFPQNGFGKERGYRDVAPRGNDRYGAGGPARNDGRSYRNRTGPYDRPGMGGRPSSFDRY